Proteins found in one Dermacentor silvarum isolate Dsil-2018 chromosome 8, BIME_Dsil_1.4, whole genome shotgun sequence genomic segment:
- the LOC125947729 gene encoding uncharacterized protein LOC125947729 — protein MCSVSGRLTGLRFLQNVCRSKASTYTKWTSKWHKEKKFRISSTTSHTILHARRSPEEVARAILNSRPFSTEATAYGLRTEPLARMEFERQLGVEVVEMGLLIHPDQPWLCGSPDGMFCLSGETCLLEIKCPHKCKEADMFDSSGESILDYIQGTGSNRRLKTTHRYFTQVQILLYLLNVQKCYFFVYSSRKNVIIEVSRDDTFLYESIPALERFYFTYLLPAAAAAK, from the exons ATGTGTTCGGTGTCCGGGAGGTTGACGGGTCTGAGATTTCTGCAAAATGTCTGTCGGAGCAAAGCAAGCACGTATACCAAGTGGACCTCAAA GTGGCACAAAGAAAAGAAGTTTCGCATAAGCAGTACCACTAGCCACACAATACTCCATGCCCGACGGAGCCCTGAGGAGGTTGCCAGGGCCATCCTGAACTCAAGGCCATTTTCTACAGAGGCCACGGCCTATG GACTCCGTACAGAACCCCTGGCTCGAATGGAGTTTGAGCGTCAACTAGGTGTTGAAGTTGTGGAG ATGGGTTTGCTCATACACCCGGATCAGCCTTGGCTGTGTGGCAGCCCTGATGGCATGTTCTGCCTGTCTGGGGAAACATGCCTTTTGGAAATCAAGTGTCCCCACAAGTGTAAAGAAGCAGACATGTTCGACAGCTCGGGAGAGAGCATCCTAGACTACATCCAGGGAACAGGCAGCAACCGAAGACTGAAGACAACGCACAGATATTTCACTCAAGTACAGATATTACTGTACTTGTTGAATGTACAAAAGTGCTACTTTTTTGTATATTCCAGCAGGAAAAATGTCATTATTGAAGTCAGTAGGGATGATACCTTTCTTTACGAGAGCATCCCAGCCCTTGAAAGATTTTATTTTACTTACCTTCTgcctgctgcagctgcagcgAAATAA
- the LOC125947388 gene encoding uncharacterized protein LOC125947388 isoform X1 — MCRHSAGIFVLNAFHFVYKTLHAMASKKSCVQVHVCACLDTESLPSTVALSSAVLAQRYPLNGCSTVYVLVTCSRDLLAVATLRTIASNGKEQPAVPALFVHEDDERVPLTPCVVYSGHNLEQAEFLHLCVDKERLFMVKNAEEGVIAIMSAFFVLNIVYGPKYFNTSAVLERLFFGLNVIMPSGGCYKVCEQSCAGNATPRFMYVTIRMLA, encoded by the exons atgtgccgtcatagcgcggggatatttgtgctgaatgcgtttcacttcgtctacaaaactctgcacgcaatggcatcgaagaagtcgtgtgttcaggtgcacgtatgtgcatgcttggatacggaaagcctgccctcaacggtagcgctgagctcagccgtgttggctcagcgctaccccctcaacggatgttcaacagtctacgtgctcgtaacttgctcacgag acctccttgctgttgcaactctgaggacaattgcttcaaatgggaaggaacaaccagcagtgccagcgctatttgtacatgaggac gacgagagggttccactcaccccctgtgtggtgtattctggccacaacctggaacaggcagagtttctccacctctgtgtcgacaaggagcggctgttcatggtcaaaaatgcggaggaaggggtcatcgcaatcatgagtgcattttttgtattgaacatagtatatgggcctaaatacttcaacaccagtgcagtactggaacgattgttttttggtttgaatgTAATAATGCCAAGTGGGggttgttacaaagtttgtgaacagagttgtgcaggcaatgcgacaccgaggttcatgtacgttaccatacgaatgctagcctga
- the LOC125947388 gene encoding uncharacterized protein LOC125947388 isoform X3: MCRHSAGIFVLNAFHFVYKTLHAMASKKSCVQVHVCACLDTESLPSTVALSSAVLAQRYPLNGCSTVYVLVTCSRDLLAVATLRTIASNGKEQPAVPALFVHEDTSLLLQL; the protein is encoded by the exons atgtgccgtcatagcgcggggatatttgtgctgaatgcgtttcacttcgtctacaaaactctgcacgcaatggcatcgaagaagtcgtgtgttcaggtgcacgtatgtgcatgcttggatacggaaagcctgccctcaacggtagcgctgagctcagccgtgttggctcagcgctaccccctcaacggatgttcaacagtctacgtgctcgtaacttgctcacgag acctccttgctgttgcaactctgaggacaattgcttcaaatgggaaggaacaaccagcagtgccagcgctatttgtacatgaggac
- the LOC125947388 gene encoding uncharacterized protein LOC125947388 isoform X2, with the protein MCRHSAGIFVLNAFHFVYKTLHAMASKKSCVQVHVCACLDTESLPSTVALSSAVLAQRYPLNGCSTVYVLVTCSRDLLAVATLRTIASNGKEQPALPALFVHEDTSLLLQL; encoded by the exons atgtgccgtcatagcgcggggatatttgtgctgaatgcgtttcacttcgtctacaaaactctgcacgcaatggcatcgaagaagtcgtgtgttcaggtgcacgtatgtgcatgcttggatacggaaagcctgccctcaacggtagcgctgagctcagccgtgttggctcagcgctaccccctcaacggatgttcaacagtctacgtgctcgtaacttgctcacgag acctccttgctgttgcaactctgaggacaattgcttcaaatgggaaggaacaaccagcactgccagcgctatttgtacatgaggac
- the LOC119461720 gene encoding peroxynitrite isomerase THAP4-like, whose protein sequence is MASSEPCGRTPVKKKSGRRYCSVKDCHSREGTPGVRLYSFPSKPWEKSRRQKWIIAVRRVNFEDSSSWQPNRDSRVCSKHFVNGEKSTIESHPGYVPTIFPTVYKKRSTSSTAQLARFNRWKQRHSGSSASLATPASADSPGPASPYTAETGAIGTSSLTTVDLATSTDLLYERSSTEGLDLLSTVAAELCTAVKSVVSS, encoded by the exons ATGGCGTCATCAGAACCGTGTGGTCGCACCCCTGTGAAGAAGAAAAGTGGGCGCAGGTACTGCTCTGTCAAAGACTGCCACAGTCGCGAAGGGACACCAGGCGTGAGGCTGTACAGTTTTCCGTCAAAGCCTTGGGAGAAGTCACGAAGGCAAAAATGGATTATCGCCGTGCGACGAGTCAA TTTTGAGGACTCCTCTAGCTGGCAGCCTAATCGAGATTCGAGGGTGTGTTCCAAACATTTTGTGAATGGCGAGAAAAGCACAATTGAAAGCCACCCAGGTTATGTACCAACAATATTCCCGACCGTGTACAAGAAGAGGTCCACTTCATCTACTGCTCAGCTGGCTAGATTTAATAG GTGGAAGCAGCGGCACTCTGGGTCATCTGCATCACTGGCTACTCCTGCATCAGCTGATTCCCCTGGACCAGCTTCTCCCTACACAGCTGAGACAGGAGCCATTGGTACCAGCAGCCTTACCACAGTTGATCTAGCAACTAGTACAGACCTGTTGTACGAGCGGAGCTCGACAGAGGGCTTGGATCTACTGTCCACTGTCGCTGCTGAGCTTTGCACTGCAGTAAAATCTGTGGTAAGCTCCTGA
- the LOC125947387 gene encoding uncharacterized protein LOC125947387 has protein sequence MCFISESGTSTQVTHLETCDNSVQHKPEVSSRHSGSDHRTSYFSGYDSIAKSANALQDLCSVSKEVFAMLLSMIPPSERKCDVTAENRLLLFLLKLKLGISYSSLAILFSVSETSASRHFKSVLKTLAVATKQWIFRPPPRVIQATMPDSFKMHYPSCTMIIDCTEIRTEQPPTVQQERVLYSNYKGAYTLKFLVAVTPGGMICFCSKAYGGRLSDAHITVDSGFLDLVQPGDTVLADKGFPGIQTVLGNQNAVLVMPPFLHASQFTPEEVRDTYNIAQVRIHVERMIQRIRIYNVLNNKVPTELIPCMTDVFHVCCVLANLQLPIIKRKEQQQSFVVSAS, from the coding sequence ATGTGCTTCATTAGTGAGTCAGGGACATCAACTCAAGTGACACATCTTGAGACATGCGACAACAGTGTGCAACACAAGCCAGAGGTCAGTAGCAGGCATAGTGGCTCTGACCACAGAACCAGCTACTTCTCCGGCTACGACAGCATCGCTAAATCTGCAAATGCATTGCAAGACCTGTGCAGTGTCAGCAAAGAAGTGTTTGCAATGCTTCTGAGCATGATTCCACCTTCAGAACGAAAATGTGACGTCACTGCTGAGAATAggcttcttttgtttcttttgaagTTAAAGCTTGGAATCAGCTACTCATCACTGGCTATTCTCTTCTCGGTAAGCGAAACGTCGGCATCAAGGCATTTCAAGAGTGTTCTCAAAACGCTCGCGGTGGCCACTAAACAATGGATTTTTCGCCCCCCACCAAGAGTGATTCAGGCCACAATGCCAGACAGCTTTAAGATGCATTATCCTAGCTGCACTATGATTATTGACTGCACAGAAATACGTACAGAGCAGCCACCAACTGTGCAACAAGAACGAGTCTTGTACTCAAATTACAAAGGCGCATATACGCTGAAGTTTTTAGTGGCTGTAACACCAGGAGGAATGATTTGTTTTTGTTCAAAAGCCTATGGTGGTAGACTGTCTGATGCCCACATTACAGTTGATTCTGGTTTCCTCGATCTTGTTCAACCTGGGGATACAGTTCTTGCCGATAAGGGATTTCCAGGCATCCAGACAGTTTTAGGAAACCAGAATGCTGTTCTTGTTATGCCTCCATTTCTCCATGCCTCTCAGTTTACGCCAGAGGAGGTTAGGGACACTTACAATATCGCTCAAGTGCGGATACATGTCGAACGAATGATTCAGAGGATTAGAATATATAATGTCTTGAACAACAAAGTACCAACTGAGCTTATCCCATGCATGACGGATGTCTTTCATGTCTGCTGTGTGCTAGCAAACCTCCAGCTCCCAATAATTAAGCGCAAAGAACAACAACAGTCATTTGTCGTGTCTGCATCATGA